A stretch of bacterium DNA encodes these proteins:
- a CDS encoding HEPN domain-containing protein — MRPEHVSELVSLRLQQARETLADAHVLLDAGRTPRSVVNRAYYAMFYAVLALLQNVGRASSKHAGVISLFDKEFVHGGAFPTEMSRSLHRAFDERHESDYETVKTATREEAMELLVEAEQFVQRVVEFLKTPVAK, encoded by the coding sequence TTGAGGCCGGAGCACGTTTCCGAGCTGGTCAGCCTGCGCCTGCAGCAGGCCAGGGAGACCCTCGCCGATGCGCACGTCCTGCTTGACGCCGGGCGGACTCCCCGGAGTGTTGTGAATCGGGCGTATTACGCGATGTTCTATGCAGTGCTGGCATTGTTGCAGAACGTCGGCAGGGCGTCATCAAAACACGCCGGGGTCATCAGCCTTTTCGATAAGGAGTTCGTGCATGGTGGCGCGTTCCCGACCGAGATGTCTCGCTCCCTGCATCGGGCTTTCGACGAGCGTCACGAATCCGACTACGAGACAGTCAAGACCGCGACACGGGAAGAGGCCATGGAGTTGCTCGTCGAAGCCGAGCAGTTCGTGCAGCGGGTGGTCGAATTCCTCAAGACTCCCGTAGCGAAGTAA
- a CDS encoding nucleotidyltransferase domain-containing protein translates to MTDRERLLLRKLKARIAERLVLVRLVLFGSRARGDNEPDSDFDVLVVLEGPVSRESEEYVRFCAWELGYENGLVIFPLVVSRTEWEEGPSSASTLALAVEAEGVEV, encoded by the coding sequence ATGACCGACAGAGAACGGCTGTTGCTCCGGAAGTTGAAAGCCAGGATAGCGGAAAGGCTCGTGCTGGTTCGGCTCGTCCTTTTTGGGTCGCGCGCACGCGGCGACAACGAACCGGATTCGGACTTTGACGTGCTGGTCGTCCTCGAAGGTCCAGTTTCGCGCGAGTCCGAGGAGTATGTCCGGTTCTGCGCTTGGGAGCTGGGCTACGAGAACGGGCTTGTCATTTTCCCGCTCGTGGTTTCGCGCACAGAATGGGAGGAAGGCCCTTCCAGCGCCTCGACGCTCGCATTGGCTGTCGAGGCCGAAGGTGTCGAGGTTTGA